In the Corythoichthys intestinalis isolate RoL2023-P3 chromosome 12, ASM3026506v1, whole genome shotgun sequence genome, one interval contains:
- the LOC130927577 gene encoding TLR adapter interacting with SLC15A4 on the lysosome: MLSEVKLLSMAYGEAEESYLPGRDSREITVGSSSRLHRNPSEQGGCTINESFPEVSQLESTDLCRTRQGSENSPGIQISSPRSGGDTTFLVRSFCQSICKNYSDLHIGGDQVLPLSANVEEQVHVDAQAVGPFLQSCDVPPPGEDSPPRGAAQIALMLPLRGGSNHWRNGSGRDRSFLLQGREGPFTNSLLNSYLEQKLLDLYQQYMMENMARNSGPVCPLLGSEMIMTSLDQITLQLSRDGNLEAGVAKDMVLSCFLRVAGEVESSEISTPVLQISSDASREHVNQHKEQ; encoded by the coding sequence ATGCTTTCTGAAGTGAAATTGCTGAGCATGGCCTATGGAGAAGCAGAAGAATCGTACCTCCCAGGCCGTGATAGTCGGGAGATtaccgttggatcttcctcgcgCCTTCATCGCAATCCCTCGGAGCAGGGGGGCTGCACTATAAATGAGAGTTTTCCAGAAGTCTCCCAGCTGGAGTCTACGGATCTGTGCAGAACCCGACAAGGCAGCGAAAACTCTCCAGGAATCCAAATCTCCTCTCCCCGCTCTGGGGGTGACACCACTTTCCTTGTTCGGTCCTTCTGCCAGAGCATCTGCAAGAACTACAGTGACCTCCACATCGGTGGTGACCAGGTTCTTCCCCTATCAGCCAACGTTGAGGAGCAGGTGCATGTCGACGCCCAGGCAGTCGGTCCCTTCTTACAGTCATGTGATGTCCCCCCGCCTGGCGAGGACTCTCCTCCACGTGGAGCTGCACAGATTGCCCTAATGCTGCCTCTCAGGGGGGGCTCCAATCACTGGAGAAACGGCAGTGGTCGAGATCGGAGCTTTTTGTTACAAGGGCGAGAAGGACCTTTCACCAACTCCCTTCTAAACAGCTACCTGGAACAGAAGCTTCTAGATCTGTACCAGCAGTACATGATGGAGAACATGGCCAGGAATTCTGGCCCCGTTTGCCCTCTGCTGGGCTCAGAAATGATCATGACCAGCCTAGACCAGATCACCTTACAGCTCAGCCGAGATGGGAATCTAGAGGCCGGTGTGGCCAAGGACATGGTGCTGTCGTGCTTTCTGAGGGTGGCTGGGGAAGTGGAGTCAAGCGAGATCAGCACACCGGTCCTTCAGATCTCCAGTGATGCCTCCAGGGAGCATGTAAACCAACACAAAGAGCAATGA
- the LOC130927294 gene encoding uncharacterized protein C13orf42, translating to MFRKLNHVFRPNHHGRRERDDFGPDYHSACTVRLVRSTSMVVLGERTKSSDNPNLKRSKSTVSMESTLYYYHMQEDRVWLYSHEQSCLEYLQALVALRRRYTKSVSDLNVGEAKAKVSSKKKAAPPVPPRKPETRTIPSAPPMPNVEDTLQFLDEVIASCDSEPQRKPYADDGHADVDFIVASSSAEHDIHSNWLLRVPRAASHSDGKQECLASAKEKVLNKKNKSGSTSSRLRLQRNPIHLPKVVDSALQTLRFKSKKS from the exons ATGTTTAGGAAGTTAAACCATGTGTTCCGTCCCAATCATCACGGCCGAAGAGAGAGGGACGATTTCGGGCCGGACTACCACAGCGCCTGCACTGTTAGGCTGGTCCGCAGCACCTCCATGGTGGTGTTGGGAGAGAGGACCAAGTCTTCCGATAATCCTAATTTGAAACGGAGCAAGAGCACCGTGAGCATGGAGTCCACTTTGTACTATTACCACATGCAAGAGGATCGTGTTTGGCTTTATTCCCATGAGCAGAGCTGTCTGGAGTACCTGCAGGCGCTGGTGGCTCTGCGGCGGCGCTACACGAAGAGTGTGAGCGACTTAAATGTGGGCGAGGCCAAGGCTAAAGTGTCCTCGAAGAAAAAAGCGGCACCTCCGGTGCCTCCAAGAAAACCT GAAACAAGAACAATCCCTTCGGCGCCGCCCATGCCCAACGTGGAGGACACGCTGCAATTTCTGGATGAGGTGATTGCAAGTTGTGACAGTGAACCTCAACGCAAACCCTACGCGGATGATGGACACGCCGACGTGGACTTCATAG TGGCATCCAGCTCAGCAGAACATGACATCCACTCCAACTGGCTCTTGCGGGTTCCTCGAGCGGCAAGTCACTCTGACGGGAAGCAGGAATGTCTTGCAAGTGCCAAAGAGAAAGTCCTCAATAAGAAGAACAAAAGCGGGTCGACCAGCAGCAGGTTGCGTCTGCAGAGGAACCCTATCCATTTGCCCAAAGTGGTGGATAGCGCTCTGCAGACACTTCGCTTCAAGTCCAAAAAGTCCTGA